One region of Pagrus major chromosome 7, Pma_NU_1.0 genomic DNA includes:
- the LOC140999230 gene encoding galanin receptor type 1: METLGQQVNSSGLGNMNKADEAFVKTLVPILDGLILVTGLVGQTLVITILTGRRKKESQPPHGTDTLLLALSAADLLLLLCLPFHTSAITLGFWPFGSFLCKAISFLGVACSAASVFTLAALAVTRYLTVVHPTWTFRSRMHRRIKLTVPLLWLPAMALAAPQFAFRTIKATSAVYCFAFLSDFSQLVYSIALFLFGFALPLGIIVLMYAKIYFFLRHARMLGNAPQLERYQSQVTHTSALLVLVFTLLWLPSYALMFSFIGGTISGSPGYNTIAILARLLASSVAVVNPVLYVFMSQKFRRDLLELGRGRWAWCKSCLIGCPRVTGRDMVQPFELDTTSEIGQN; encoded by the coding sequence ATGGAGACTTTGGGGCAGCAAGTAAACAGCAGCGGTCTCGGCAACATGAACAAGGCAGATGAGGCTTTTGTTAAGACCCTGGTGCCCATCCTGGACGGGCTAATTCTGGTGACCGGCCTGGTAGGCCAAACTCTGGTCATCACCATTCTTACaggcaggaggaagaaggaaagtCAACCCCCGCATGGTACAGACACCCTGCTGCTGGCTCTGAGTGCTgctgacctgctgctgctgctctgcctgcCCTTCCACACCTCTGCCATCACCCTGGGCTTCTGGCCCTTTGGCAGCTTCCTTTGCAAGGCCATCAGTTTCCTGGGTGTTGCCTGCTCAGCCGCTTCAGTCTTTACCCTGGCAGCTTTGGCTGTGACGCGTTACCTCACAGTGGTACACCCCACCTGGACATTCCGTTCGAGAATGCACCGACGCATAAAGCTGACAGTCCCTCTTCTCTGGCTCCCTGCCATGGCCTTGGCAGCGCCACAGTTTGCCTTTCGCACAATCAAAGCGACCAGTGCGGTGTACTGCTTTGCCTTCCTGTCTGATTTCAGCCAGCTGGTCTACAGCATTGCCCTCTTCCTGTTCGGATTTGCTCTACCACTGGGCATCATTGTACTGATGTATGCCAAGATCTACTTTTTTCTCCGACATGCACGGATGCTGGGGAACGCTCCCCAGCTGGAGCGCTACCAGAGTCAGGTCACTCACACTTCAGCTCTCCTTGTCCTGGTCTTCACTCTCCTCTGGCTGCCCTCCTACGCCCTCATGTTCTCCTTCATTGGAGGAACCATATCAGGTTCACCTGGATACAATACCATTGCTATCCTGGCCAGACTGTTGGCATCCTCCGTAGCAGTGGTAAACCCTGtgctgtatgtgtttatgtctcAGAAGTTTAGACGAGACTTACTGGAGCTGGGGAGAGGACGCTGGGCATGGTGCAAAAGCTGTCTGATTGGATGCCCTCGTGTGACGGGCAGGGACATGGTGCAGCCCTTTGAGCTGGACACAACTTCAGAAATAGgccaaaactga